CAGCATTTCGACGTATCGCTGCTCAGGAATGAAGTGGCTGCTATCACCGCTACTATTAGGCGAACTGGTTGACGCTATCCGCGGCTTCATGGGATATAGCCTCCGCGAGGACTGTAGAGCAGCCCGTATACTTGACTGGCTCCTCTACGAGGCGCGTCTCGAAGGAAGATATAGGAGTATCTGCGAAGTCTGCAACATTATTCGTGACACTCATGTATGTATTGCAGGGGGCTCGGAGAGCCTCGAGAAGCGGATAAGACTACTACATGAGTGTGAAAGAGTAATAGCCGTGGATGGTGCTGTAGCTCTACTATCAAGCTATGGAGTGAGACCTGACATAATAGTTACAGATCTGGATGGCTCGTGGTTCTACATACTAGAGGCCAGTAGGGCAGGGGCAGTGGTACTAGTGCATGCCCACGGTGACAACATAGCTGCGCTTCGCGCGGTTGTGCCCAGGATAGAACGTGTAGCTGGCACTGTACAGTGTATGGTGTCAGAATTAGCGTATATGGCCTCAGGATTTACTGACGGTGATAGGGCGTTTGGTCTAGCAGTGATGTGTGATGCCTCTAAGATATCGCTTTACGGCATGAATACCAGGGAGAGAGTTGGCTGGTGGTCTAAGCCGTGGTTGAAGAAAAGTATTCCTCCTTGGCCGGAGAAGGTACGTAAACTACACATAGCCGAAGGAATGATGCGGCTATTTACTGCCTATGCCCTCAAGAAGGGTATACCAGTGGAGGGCTTGTGATGAAGGAGTATTGTGCTGAGTCAAGTTTAGGTGATGACTCGGTTCTCGGCTGAAGACACGGAGCCCTAGCAGCGGTGTTGCTAGGTGGCTACATTGGCTAAGCCTACTATTGTCCGTGTTGAGACCGGAGCCCGTATACACTTGGGCTTTTACGGGCTCTGTAGTGAAGACAAAAGGATACTAGGAGGCCTAGGGTTAGCAGTAGACGGAATCGGTTATGTAGTAGAAGCTGGGATAGCTAGCAGCGATGAAATCGAAGGCTGCGACAGCGACAGAGCATACAAAGCACTCATAGAAGCAAAGAACAGGCTTGGCTTAAAACACCCAGTCAAAATACGTATAGAGAAATGTATACCAAGTCACGTGGGATTAGGGTCTACGACTCAGCTCACGCTAGCCCTATACACTGCTATAGCCATACTAAACGGCAAGAGCGTTGACGAGGCCGTAAAAGCAGCCAAGAGAGGACCGTATTCCGGAATAGGTGTAGGAGCATTCCTCCATGGAGGTTTCATAGTGGATGCAGGTGTAAGCGTAAATGCGGAGGCTAAGATTGCGCGCCCAGCTCTAAGGACGAAATTTCCCGAAGATTGGCGCGTTGTCGTGATAGTTCCTGAGACAAATTGGCGTATAAGCGAGGGTCAACAAGAGGACACCTTAATGCGCATACCGCAAGGCGGCATGGAGCTATGCTGCAGAGCCATGTATGCTCTTCTCCGCATGGTTGTACCCGGTATCGTGGAGCATGATTTCTTACTATTTGCGAAAGGAATCGAAGAGATACAGCGCTTGACTGGGATTTACTTCTCTGTAGCTCAGGGAGGACTGTTTTGTTGCCCTGAGTCCGAAAAGGCTGCTGAGAGTCTCCAGGAGCTGGGTGCACGGGGTGTAGGCCAGAGTAGTTGGGGGCCATTAGTGTACGGCTTCTTCTCCGATGAGGCCTCAGCTATGGCAGCACTTAGAGTACTTAGAGATAAACACGGTTATGATAATGTAATGGTTCTGAAGCCGCGCAATAAGGGAGCGGATATAAGCTATGAATAATACTACTAAGGATCAATAAATAGGCTCTAGTCATTGGCTCCGGAGCCTTTTGTCGTGACCAAGCCATCCTCGTTAGTTGAGGCTTCTCGGCTTCTCGATTGGCTCTCCGGCTCATCGCGGCCCTTCTTGGACTCTTTGGTTTTACGCAGTGTAATCGGCTTGACGAATAGTCTCCCCTTCTCTATGCGTTCTAATAGGATTGAAGACTCTATACCTATAGCAGACTCCGAGTCTAGTCCATAGTATATTTTGAGAACCTTTCTAGCGATGTCTTTAAGCGCTACCATTATGCTGTGGGGTCGTGTGCGTAGTTCTTCTGCTACAGCTTCCCAGCTCCTTCCCTGTAGCACTTTAGCCACTGCTATGTACTCCTCACGCTTAGATAGACTGAGTCCTTTAGTCTTGGGGTACATGAGCCAATAGGCTTTCACAACCTCGTGTATGACGTCAGCGACAGCCTCGTATGTCATAGGACCGTACGCGTATATCCAGAGACGGTCTACTTGTATTGGTGTGAGTCTTGGATAGTAGTCCTCAAACACTGGTTCACCGCTCTTCAGAATCTGTATTGCTACGTCTGTTTCTAGATCACGGTATGGGTCGTGAAGACTTTCGAGTACTTTTCTCCGAAACTCCTTATTTGCTATAGCTACTAGCTTCTTCATAGTCTCCTTGATGGGGTTTAGAACGAGTATTGTGTACTCGCCGCTGACGGGGTTTCTGTCTGGGGACATATGTACTGGTAGAAATCCGTTCTTAAGCCAGAACCTTAGGAGTTGCTCGTTAACGCCGAATCCACTTCCGACCCAATCGAGCCCCTCCTCCTCAGCTTCTTTCCAGACATGCTCTAGCGCGAATGAGCCTATGCCCTTGCCCTGAACGTTGGGGTGGGTTGCTATACGTACTATACGCCAGCCCCTTGCTCTACCAAACTCTCTAACACGTAGATGTTTAAGCATGCGATCGGGTATAATGTTGCCAGGCGTCTTACCACCACGTAGGAGTTCCTCAATCATCTCGTCGTCTAGGCCACCCTCGTTAGCTATCTGGAGGGCACAAACAATCTTCCCCGAGGGTAGTCGTACACCTCTCACAATATGATGCGGAGCATCTGCTAGTATTGCTAGGTCGTCTGGCTCGTTCCGATAGTGGGCTAGAACGTATATTCCGAAAAGCTGGCGAAGGGTCTCTTCTCCCTCTGGGCTGAAGAGCCAGTATGGATCGAACTTGACGTACTCTAGCTTGCCTTGCTTTATATCTTCTATATCTTTCTCGTCAAGGTCTGCTGGTTCTGCATCTAACAGTAGTGCGTCGAAAAGCCACTTCTCTATAGGGTCGTCTTGCGCATAGCGTATTGGTTCATGCATCTCTATTAGTATCAGTTCGGTCTTTGGATCGTTTTTGAGCAATGGTAGGAACCGTACGGAGAAGCCACGCCCGGCACCCTCGTAGCCGTGTATCGTTGTGGCGAATATCATTCGGCTGTGGCTACGCCATATACGGTGTAGTAGGGGTACATGCATTCCAGCGGCTTCATCGACTATTACTATGTCCGCCTTAAGCTTTGGTACGTGTATCGGCTCCCAGTACTCGATGCTGAAGCCCTCTCCGTGCAGCTCTAGTATGCGTTCACCGCGTTTGACTATACGGGTTTTTATCTCAAGTTTTTCAGCGGCCTTAAGTGCTAACGAGAAGAAGGACTGGACATTTGCCAGGTTTGGTGCTGTGACTACTATTCGTACTCTCCTCCGTTCACGGCGCAGCCTTAGTGCTAGGCCTATTGACGCTATTCCTACGGCTCCGGACTTTCCTCTGCCTCGGTCTGACGTGATTACTATGGCTTTCTTCTTTTTCTTAGCCTTCTCTAAGAGTGATTCAATGGTTTTAATGACATTTACCTGGTCTTGAGTAAGAGCTAGCTCGTAGAGTTCGCGTGGGAAGAGTGTCTTTTCTGGGATCTCTATTTTACTTTCTGTGGAACGGCGGAGGGGGTAGTCGTCAGCCTTTATGGTATCGCCCTCGTCTACATCATATATATAAATTCCATCATGTTCTATTAGTTTGCGCTTAAACCATCTTATGAATACGTGTCGCGGTTCTCTATAGCCCGGCACTACGAGATTTTGCTTAAATATAGTCATCCATTTATCCCATTTGATCCAAGGTGGTACCATGAATATGATTAGGCCGCTGCCTTCCACTATGCCGACAAGTCTGCCAACGTCATTAGGTTTCAGATCGTTAACAAGATCCATGACTAATAGCTTGAATGTTGTGCCGAGGAACCGGTCGCTTTCTTCATACCTAGCTATCGTTGGAGTTATCATGTTTGCTCTAGACTTTACGGTTCTCTTAACTATCTCTTTGCGTATCTTCGCATCCTTAAACTCGTCGTGAAATACGTATAGTAGTGGTAGCTCTTCCTTACCCTTTACCCTGCGATATACGCGTTCATAGAATAGTAGTGCTCTAGCAGCGGCAGCGCCTACCTTTACGGGGTCACTGCCTGTTATGACAAGCAATCGTCTATGCCTAGATACTATTGCACGCTCTATACCCTTGCTGAGCTTCCTTAGCAACTTGCTAAAGTTGGATGGTATATATTCTTTCAAGTTCTCTGCAACGCGTCTACCGATGTCCTCAATATCCTTCTTAGTAAGCTCCTCGTAGTCCACATCGATGTTGCTCAATATCCTTCTTCCCCACTAGGCTAGTCAGTTAATGAGAGAGGGTTATGTAGCTGGGTGTTTCCTCGTAAAATAGTCACCATAACTAGTGAGTCAAAGTTAATACCGAAGGTCACTAAGCCTATTGAGCCCAAATACTTACTTAAACTCTACATTGCTTAGTTCATCTAGACTTACTATATCCTGTCTTCGCTGCAATAGATCGCGTAGAACAACTTTCTCTTCTGCAGCCTCTTTTCTCCCTATTATAACAGCATAACGATAACCTTGTTTGGCTAACTTTGGTAGTATCTTCTGTAGCTTTGGGCTAACATACATTGATGTTGTTACTGTACTCTTTGCAGCGAGTATATCCTGCACTCTAGCTGCGTATCCTGCAAGCGCTTCATCAAGAACTATTATAGCTATAGGGACTTTATCTTCGTAAACTAGCTTAGGTGACAATCCTAGCTCTTGTATCGCTGCTAGTGTTCTGTCAAGGCCTATAGCAAACCCGGTCCCTGGCACCTTTTCCCCGCCATAGAGTTCAATTAGGTTATCATAGCGGCCGCCACCTGCTATGCTTACAGGGAAACCGGGAACCTTGACTTCGAATATTGTACCGGTATAGTATGCTAAGCCGCGTGCAAACGCTAAGTCTACATCGAGTCTTAGCTGGTTATTGTACTCTCTGAGCATCTTGATTAGCTTATTGAACTCTTCCAGTATGCCTGCCGCCTCCTCCGAAGCTTTTGCTACAATCTTCTTCGCTTCCTCGATATTGTTTCTAGCTCTGCTCCATAACTGCTCTAGCAGGTCGGCAAGCTCTGGACTGTCGGTCTCGAGTAGAACATTTATGGCCTCGTTGTAGAGATCCTTATCCATAAGGTGGAGTATGTGGTCCTGGATATCCTCGCTTATATTGTACTTTGAGAAGAGGTGACGGTAGAGCTTTGTAGTACCTATCTTTAAGACTATATGGTCAAGCATTTCTATGCGTTCATAGAACTTTACCAAGATTCTTATGACTTCAAAGTCTCCTAGGATCGATGGCTCGCCTAGAAGCTCAATGCCGGCTTGCCAGAACTCTCTATATCTCGCCTTCTGTGGCTCTTCATACCTGAAACAGTTGACAACATAATATAGCCTTAGTGGTTTCGGCTCGCCTCGTAGATGTTTGAGGTATATTCTTGCAATGCTTGCAGTGGCCTCTGGTCTTAGTGCAACTTCTCTTCCGGCTTTATCCTTGAATACATACATGGAGCGCCTTATCTCCTCGCCAGACTTTACAGCGAATAGCTGGAATCTCTCGAGTGTTGGCGGCTTAACTTCCCTATAACCATATGCCTCAGCTACTTCCGTAAAGATCTCTGCAAGCCTCGATAACGCTCTCGACTCGGGCGGAAGAATGTCCCTAAATCCTCGAAGAGGCTCTAGGACTATCTGCGTCAAGGCTCTGTACCACCCTCTCTTGGTAGCCTTGTTAAACCCGGTCTGAAGATTGAAGCTGTATAATATGTTATGTCACCGTATCGGTCAACTATGGCCAAAAGCGGTTCCCAGCCGTTCTTTGCTGCCTCCTCCACGAAGGAGTATAGTGTTACAAGCTTTACAGGTCTATTCTCTTCAAGTACCAGTATGTAATGTGTATACTTTGGTTCTCTCTTTCTACGTCTTAGTAGAATGGAATGAGGCCTTGGCCCAGGAACTGGAAGCCTACCACGCTTTCGTAGGTCAAGGTATACCTCAAACTCAACCCAGGCATAGGGGTTTAGCCGGCTGTATTTTTTAATCAAGTCTTCAAACGTGTAATTCTTGCCATCGTGGCCTATGACTGTAGCTACGCCGTTGTACAGCAGGTATAGAGCCTCGAGAGGATGAAGCCTATGTATACTTGCATATGGTAAATGTTTCAGCGCTTCATCTATGCCTTTTACTATCACAAGTTCCAAGGTCTTTTCGTCAACTATCTTCAACTCTATTGTCAACTTGTTCCCCCGGGTTTCGCGTCGTAACCGTATACTGTGGTATATCCCCCGTTGGCTCTACCAGAATAGCGGTTGGAAAAAGCTTGTACAACAATGATGCGTGAAGATTAGCTCTGCCAAGCTTTAAAGGGCTCTTCATGATGTTTGCATATTCAACCTGGCTGGTATATCATGGAGCTTCTAGAGAAGCTGAAGATAAAGCCTATTGAATGGATTGAAGATGATAGCGAAGGGCCTAAGCTTCGTTGGCTTGATACACGTCTCCTACCATGGGAGGAGGTTTATAGAGAGACGCGCGACTACAGGAGGGTTGCTGTGGCCATAAAGTCCATGGAGATCAGGGGTGCGCCGGCTATAGGTGTGGCAGCAGCTTATGGTCTTGCACTCGCAGCCGTATATTCAAACTCTAAAAGCTCCGAGGAGCTATGGAACAAGCTACAAGAAGCCAGAGAAGTACTCGCAACAACTAGACCCACAGCGTATAACCTGTTCTGGGCCTTGAATAGGGTCATGAATAAGGCTAGGGAGCAATTAGAGCGGGGCAGTGATGTAGATGATATTATAAGAACTGTGGTGGATGAGGCAAAAAAGATACATATAGAGGATGTCAAAACCAATATAGAGCTTGGCCGCATAGGAGCTAAGCTAATAGACGATGGCGACACTATTCTTACTCACTGCAATGCTGGTGCCTTGGCAACAGCTGCTTACGGTACTGCTGAGGGTATAATGAGAGCTG
The window above is part of the Pyrodictium delaneyi genome. Proteins encoded here:
- a CDS encoding tRNA(Met) cytidine acetyltransferase TmcA, yielding MSNIDVDYEELTKKDIEDIGRRVAENLKEYIPSNFSKLLRKLSKGIERAIVSRHRRLLVITGSDPVKVGAAAARALLFYERVYRRVKGKEELPLLYVFHDEFKDAKIRKEIVKRTVKSRANMITPTIARYEESDRFLGTTFKLLVMDLVNDLKPNDVGRLVGIVEGSGLIIFMVPPWIKWDKWMTIFKQNLVVPGYREPRHVFIRWFKRKLIEHDGIYIYDVDEGDTIKADDYPLRRSTESKIEIPEKTLFPRELYELALTQDQVNVIKTIESLLEKAKKKKKAIVITSDRGRGKSGAVGIASIGLALRLRRERRRVRIVVTAPNLANVQSFFSLALKAAEKLEIKTRIVKRGERILELHGEGFSIEYWEPIHVPKLKADIVIVDEAAGMHVPLLHRIWRSHSRMIFATTIHGYEGAGRGFSVRFLPLLKNDPKTELILIEMHEPIRYAQDDPIEKWLFDALLLDAEPADLDEKDIEDIKQGKLEYVKFDPYWLFSPEGEETLRQLFGIYVLAHYRNEPDDLAILADAPHHIVRGVRLPSGKIVCALQIANEGGLDDEMIEELLRGGKTPGNIIPDRMLKHLRVREFGRARGWRIVRIATHPNVQGKGIGSFALEHVWKEAEEEGLDWVGSGFGVNEQLLRFWLKNGFLPVHMSPDRNPVSGEYTILVLNPIKETMKKLVAIANKEFRRKVLESLHDPYRDLETDVAIQILKSGEPVFEDYYPRLTPIQVDRLWIYAYGPMTYEAVADVIHEVVKAYWLMYPKTKGLSLSKREEYIAVAKVLQGRSWEAVAEELRTRPHSIMVALKDIARKVLKIYYGLDSESAIGIESSILLERIEKGRLFVKPITLRKTKESKKGRDEPESQSRSREASTNEDGLVTTKGSGAND
- a CDS encoding 6-hydroxymethylpterin diphosphokinase MptE-like protein, translated to MKWLLSPLLLGELVDAIRGFMGYSLREDCRAARILDWLLYEARLEGRYRSICEVCNIIRDTHVCIAGGSESLEKRIRLLHECERVIAVDGAVALLSSYGVRPDIIVTDLDGSWFYILEASRAGAVVLVHAHGDNIAALRAVVPRIERVAGTVQCMVSELAYMASGFTDGDRAFGLAVMCDASKISLYGMNTRERVGWWSKPWLKKSIPPWPEKVRKLHIAEGMMRLFTAYALKKGIPVEGL
- the hisS gene encoding histidine--tRNA ligase, whose translation is MTQIVLEPLRGFRDILPPESRALSRLAEIFTEVAEAYGYREVKPPTLERFQLFAVKSGEEIRRSMYVFKDKAGREVALRPEATASIARIYLKHLRGEPKPLRLYYVVNCFRYEEPQKARYREFWQAGIELLGEPSILGDFEVIRILVKFYERIEMLDHIVLKIGTTKLYRHLFSKYNISEDIQDHILHLMDKDLYNEAINVLLETDSPELADLLEQLWSRARNNIEEAKKIVAKASEEAAGILEEFNKLIKMLREYNNQLRLDVDLAFARGLAYYTGTIFEVKVPGFPVSIAGGGRYDNLIELYGGEKVPGTGFAIGLDRTLAAIQELGLSPKLVYEDKVPIAIIVLDEALAGYAARVQDILAAKSTVTTSMYVSPKLQKILPKLAKQGYRYAVIIGRKEAAEEKVVLRDLLQRRQDIVSLDELSNVEFK
- the mtnA gene encoding S-methyl-5-thioribose-1-phosphate isomerase; translation: MELLEKLKIKPIEWIEDDSEGPKLRWLDTRLLPWEEVYRETRDYRRVAVAIKSMEIRGAPAIGVAAAYGLALAAVYSNSKSSEELWNKLQEAREVLATTRPTAYNLFWALNRVMNKAREQLERGSDVDDIIRTVVDEAKKIHIEDVKTNIELGRIGAKLIDDGDTILTHCNAGALATAAYGTAEGIMRAAIEEGKRIKVIATETRPLLQGARLTVWELKKEGIEVKLITDNMVGYVMYKGLVDKVIVGADRITADGYVANKIGTYMIAVLAYRHKVPFYVAAPTSTFDMSIEGDNIPIEERDPDEVRTILGKLLITVKDVDVYNPAFDITPPELVTAIITEKGIITPPYREAIARIVKGKR